GCAATTTTTCTTTTAACGCATTGAAGGGGGCAAATATGGGGGAAAAGTTGTTTATTCATGGCTACGAGGCTGTAGGACGTGGAGCTTTGAATGCGGGATGTCTGCATTTCTTTGGTTATCCTATTACGCCGCAAAACGAGATAACGGAGTTTTTTGCCCGTGAATTACCAAAATTAGGCGGGCGTTTTGTACAGGCTGAGAGTGAATCATCATCTGCCTCTATGGTCTTTGGAGCTGCTACTGCGGGGGTCAGGGTGATGACATCTACAGCCAGCCCTGGTTGGGGATTGATGCAGGAGATACTATCCCATATAAGTTTTTGTGAATTACCCTGCGTTGTAGTGAATGTTCAAAGAGGGGGGCCTGGTCAGGGCACCACCCGTCACGCCCAGACCGATTATCTGTCAGCTACACGAGGAGGCGGACAGGGAGGGTATAAGAGCATTGTTCTCGCCCCTTCATCGGTTCAGGAATGCCATGACTTAATGCAGCTTGCCTTTTACCTGGCAGATAAGTATCGCATCCTTACAGTAGTTTTGGCAGACGGTATACTTATCCAGATAGCCGAGTATATCAATGTAAAACCTCTGGATTTCGGCCCATTACCTCCAAAGGACTGGGCATTGAAAGGTATAGACAAGAAAGGCGGCAGATGTGATCATATCCATTCAACAAGGGGACTAATACCCCCCGTTTACAAAACCATCGTTGAACAGATTCACGAAAAATATAAGAAGATAACTGAATCTGAAGTAAGGTATCGAACTTATCAGGCAGAAGATGCTGAATTGCTCCTAATATCTTATGGGTACGTGGCCCGTTGCTGTGAGGAAGCTGTAAATATGGCTCGCAGCAACGGATTAAAAGCAGGTCTGATCCAGCCCATAACCCTTTGGCCATTTCCATATGAAATACTGGCACAAAAGGCCTCACGGGGATGCAGATTCCTCGCTGTTGAAGACAGCATGGGCCAGCTATTGGAGGATGTATGGCTGGGT
The window above is part of the Thermodesulfobacteriota bacterium genome. Proteins encoded here:
- the vorB gene encoding 3-methyl-2-oxobutanoate dehydrogenase subunit VorB, whose amino-acid sequence is MGEKLFIHGYEAVGRGALNAGCLHFFGYPITPQNEITEFFARELPKLGGRFVQAESESSSASMVFGAATAGVRVMTSTASPGWGLMQEILSHISFCELPCVVVNVQRGGPGQGTTRHAQTDYLSATRGGGQGGYKSIVLAPSSVQECHDLMQLAFYLADKYRILTVVLADGILIQIAEYINVKPLDFGPLPPKDWALKGIDKKGGRCDHIHSTRGLIPPVYKTIVEQIHEKYKKITESEVRYRTYQAEDAELLLISYGYVARCCEEAVNMARSNGLKAGLIQPITLWPFPYEILAQKASRGCRFLAVEDSMGQLLEDVWLGVENKSRVSFLGMPSRHVDGELGMIFPETIFEEVKKLI